ACAACATTAGGAATAGGTTTAAATTTAAATTTAAATAAATCAATAAATGAACAAACACATAATAACAAAAATCAATACACAAATAATTTTAATAAATTAAATAAATACGATTTTGTAAATAGAAATGATAATATTATTATAGAATATATAGATAAAAAAATCGAAAAAGTTAGTATAAAAAATACAAATATTATTAATTATCCTAGTACTAATAATATTATTGAAATATATAATGCAAAATTAATAAAAAATATCGAATTCAAATATAATAATAATTTTTTAATAAATAAGGGTAAAATTGTTAATAATAATAATAATAATATTATAGTTATTTTACCAAAATATATTAGTAAGAATAATTCAGATAATAAATTAAATAATCAGCAAAATAACTATAATATTAAAGTTATAATAGAAGATATTTACAAAAACAAACAAAATTTTGAAATAAAAATTCAAGTATTATGCCCTACTAAACAACAAATAGATCAAAATAAATCTATATTAAAAATATGTACAGATAATACAAAATATAAAATACCCAAAAATATAAAAGTATGTTTTTATGCAAAAGATAAAAATAATAATGCTATTTCTAATATTCGAGATATTAAATTTATTGTAAAAAATAAAGATATAGAAACACAATTTACAAATATTACAGAAAAACCATTAGGAGTTTATTGTACTGATATACTTATTAATACTATAGGTGAAAATATTATTAAAGTAAAAATTAATAATAATACATATGAAAATTTATCAAAAAAAGTAATTTTTACTGGTAATAATGAAATTACTAACTTATATATTTTTAATGAAAAAACAACATATAAAGCTAAAATATCTGATCATGTTAACTTAAAATTAAAAATTATTACTGAAGATAAAGATGCAATTACAAAACCACAAAGTATAATTATAAAAACCTTATCTATAAAAAATAGACAACAGATAGATATGAAAAATAACATTAATGTAAAACCAAAACCATTACATATTAAAAATTTAAAAACTAATATAACTTTAATTAATAATGATTATAAGTTTATGACAGATGAAAATGGAGAACTACATTTACAAATATCTAGTCCTGATGGTTTAGGTGTAAAAACAACACTGAGTATTAATATAAACAACAATAATAAAATAATTAAAATTATAAATTTTATATTTACAGTACCAACAAGCCCAGACATAGATAAAGCAAATATGTATGGACACATGCAAGATACTATTATGTCTAATAATATTACTTTACATAGACCTCCACTATATGCAGAATATATAGGAGGAAAAAATGATAAGTTGTATTATTCGAATGAATATTGGTCTATTTTAGATTATGATAATGCTAAAAAATATTGTAAAAGTATCAATGGCACTTTACCTTCTAAAGAAACTTTAATCAAATTTAACAAAAATTTAAATAATTATGATTTATTAAATATTTATGGTTGGCCAATATATAGTAAACGCACATCATTTATATGGTCTTCATCTATAGATAATAATAATAATATGAAATATTATTATTATGTTGATTTATTAAACAATAAAATTTTTAAGGGATTATCAAGTAGTACTTATAATGTTTTTTGCGAAATTTAAATAATTTTATTATAAAAAATATATTATTTTTGATCTAAAATAATATTTAAATATTATTTAATTATATAATAATATGTAATTATA
The genomic region above belongs to Enterobacteriaceae endosymbiont of Neohaemonia nigricornis and contains:
- a CDS encoding inverse autotransporter beta domain-containing protein, which gives rise to MKKYANFLKIIFCSSTLVSFANIFIVHTIVNIKKMNNGFINSYIKKKGIHRDYDIVSKIVNSNFYKKQKRKVNLLTKDSLMLRKNKGRLRAINTKYMLSNKKLRTEFINKIYVIDKIVKIINNKHYFINKLISINTIDNKSTIYILITESNTKLISLCNMLLHKSNKTSFNTINNKNIPQQDQNDVQRTLKTIRIKNYKTIDNQIKNINNFFNSINIKNYKSSLGIMFANKIPTIIKLNLKIFAPIIDKKDFLFFIQNNFNFLNQRKQINIGLGIRKFFSQQNCLLGANNFVDYDLTLKQKRIGFGIEFWQPLIKLNANIYIGLNGWKQIQAPNKNYTEQITTKNNIIMARPVNGFDIIATGSIPKIPKIIFNLKYNKNFHNYFFNKIQKNIEKNKIKYPSIFSFGINYQINSILNIILEKEINGGENNTTLGIGLNLNLNKSINEQTHNNKNQYTNNFNKLNKYDFVNRNDNIIIEYIDKKIEKVSIKNTNIINYPSTNNIIEIYNAKLIKNIEFKYNNNFLINKGKIVNNNNNNIIVILPKYISKNNSDNKLNNQQNNYNIKVIIEDIYKNKQNFEIKIQVLCPTKQQIDQNKSILKICTDNTKYKIPKNIKVCFYAKDKNNNAISNIRDIKFIVKNKDIETQFTNITEKPLGVYCTDILINTIGENIIKVKINNNTYENLSKKVIFTGNNEITNLYIFNEKTTYKAKISDHVNLKLKIITEDKDAITKPQSIIIKTLSIKNRQQIDMKNNINVKPKPLHIKNLKTNITLINNDYKFMTDENGELHLQISSPDGLGVKTTLSININNNNKIIKIINFIFTVPTSPDIDKANMYGHMQDTIMSNNITLHRPPLYAEYIGGKNDKLYYSNEYWSILDYDNAKKYCKSINGTLPSKETLIKFNKNLNNYDLLNIYGWPIYSKRTSFIWSSSIDNNNNMKYYYYVDLLNNKIFKGLSSSTYNVFCEI